A single Lolium perenne isolate Kyuss_39 chromosome 6, Kyuss_2.0, whole genome shotgun sequence DNA region contains:
- the LOC127307987 gene encoding cation-transporting ATPase HMA5, which produces MAHLQLTALAGGRDDDMEEVALLGPYGGAAGEVEAGVRRVQVRVTGMTCSACTGAVEAAVSARRGVRTVAVSLLQNRARVAFDPALAKDEDIVEAIEDAGFEAEILPDSAVSQPKSQKALSGQFRIGGMTCAACVNSVEGILMKLPGVKRAVVALATSLGEVEYDPTAISKDEIVQAIEDAGFEAALLQSSEQDKALLGLTGLHTERDVDLLHGILKKTEGLRQFDVNSAQTEVEITFDPEVVGLRSIVDTIEMESSGRLKAHVQNPYVRSASNDAHEASKMLHLLRSSLFLSIPVFFMRMVCPHIPFLNSFLLMHCGPFRIGDLLKWMLVSIVQFVIGKKFYVAAYRALRHGSTNMDVLVVLGTTASYVYSVCALLYGAFTGFHPPMYFETSAMIITFVLFGKYLEVLAKGRTSDAIKKLVELVPATAILLLKYRDGKYDGEKEIDALLIHPGDVLKVLPGSKIPADGVVTWGKSHVDESMVTGESLPISKEVSSSVIGGTMNLHGILHIQAAKVGSGTVLSQIISLVETAQMSKAPIQKFADYVAGIFVPIVITLSFLTFCTWFVCGSLGAYPNSWVSETSNCFVFSLMFSISVVVIACPCALGLATPTAVMVATGVGANHGVLVKGGDALERAQNVKYVIFDKTGTLTQGKATVTTTKVFSGMDVGDFLTLVASAEASSEHPLAKAILDYAFHFHFFGKFPSSKDDVKKRKEDVFSQWLLEVADFSALPGKGIQCWINGKKILVGNRTLISENGVNIPEEAESFLVDMELNAKTGILVAYDGDFIGLVGVTDPLKREAAVVIEGLKKMGVYPVMVTGDNWRTALAVAKEVGIEDVRAEVMPAGKADVIRSFQKDGSVVAMVGDGINDSPALAAADVGMAIGAGTDIAIEAADYVLVRNNLEDVITAIDLSRKTFSRIRWNYFFAMAYNIVAIPVAAGALFPFTGLQMPPWLAGACMAFSSVSVVCSSLLLRRYRKPRLTTVLQITVE; this is translated from the exons ATGGCCCACCTCCAGCTCACGGCGCTCGCCGGCGGCCGCGACGACGACATGGAGGAGGTCGCGCTGCTGGGGCCCTACGGCGGCGCGGCGGGGGAGGTGGAGGCGGGCGTGCGGCGGGTCCAGGTGCGGGTCACGGGCATGACCTGCTCCGCCTGCACGGGCGCCGTCGAGGCCGCCGTCTCCGCCCGCCGCGGCGTGCGGACCGTCGCCGTCTCGCTGCTCCAGAACCGCGCCCGCGTCGCCTTCGACCCCGCGCTCGCCAAG GATGAGGACATCGTGGAAGCGATAGAAGATGCTGGTTTCGAAGCGGAAATCCTCCCAGACTCTGCTGTGTCTCAGCCAAAGTCGCAGAAGGCTCTGTCAGGCCAATTTAGGATAGGAGGAATGACTTGTGCTGCCTGTGTGAACTCAGTTGAAGGGATCTTAATGAAATTACCAGGTGTGAAGAGAGCAGTCGTTGCATTAGCGACCTCATTAGGGGAGGTTGAGTACGACCCGACCGCCATTAGCAAAGATGAAATTGTTCAGGCCATCGAGGATGCTGGTTTCGAAGCTGCGCTGTTACAAAGTAGCGAGCAAGACAAGGCTTTATTAGGCTTGACAGGGTTGCATACTGAGAGAGATGTGGATTTACTGCATGGTATCCTGAAAAAAACAGAAGGCCTGCGGCAGTTTGATGTAAACTCTGCACAAACAGAAGTTGAAATTACATTTGATCCAGAAGTTGTTGGTTTGAGATCAATTGTGGATACTATTGAGATGGAAAGCAGTGGCAGACTGAAAGCCCATGTACAAAATCCATATGTACGGTCTGCTTCGAATGATGCGCACGAGGCTTCAAAAATGCTTCACCTCCTTCGCTCTAGCTTATTCCTAAGT ATTCCAGTATTTTTTATGCGCATGGTATGTCCTCACATACCTTTCCTAAACTCATTCCTACTCATGCACTGCGGACCATTTCGGATAGGAGATCTGCTCAAGTGGATGCTGGTGAGCATTGTACAGTTTGTTATTGGCAAAAAATTCTACGTTGCAGCTTATAGGGCCCTTAGACATGGCTCTACAAATATGGATGTATTGGTTGTTCTTGGCACCACTGCGTCATATGTCTACTCAGTTTGTGCGCTTCTTTACGGGGCATTCACCGGATTTCATCCTCCGATGTATTTTGAGACAAGTGCAATGATAATTACATTTGTACTATTCGGGAAGTATCTTGAGGTGCTTGCTAAAGGAAGGACATCAGATGCAATTAAGAAACTTGTAGAGCTGGTCCCTGCTACAGCCATTTTGCTTCTGAAATACAGAG ATGGAAAATATGATGGCGAGAAAGAGATTGATGCATTGCTGATTCATCCTGGTGATGTCTTAAAAGTGCTGCCTGGTTCAAAGATTCCTGCTGATGGTGTTGTCACTTGGGGTAAAAGCCATGTTGACGAAAGTATGGTAACTGGTGAATCTCTACCTATTTCCAAGGAAGTATCCAGTTCAGTAATTGGAGGCACCATGAACCTACATGGCATCCTTCACATACAAGCGGCAAAAGTAGGATCAGGGACAGTTTTGAGCCAGATAATATCTCTGGTTGAGACTGCCCAGATGTCCAAAGCACCTATTCAGAAGTTCGCTGATTAT GTGGCTGGCATTTTTGTTCCTATTGTGATCACATTGTCCTTTCTGACGTTCTGTACATG GTTTGTATGTGGGTCTCTGGGGGCATATCCAAATTCATGGGTTTCAGAAACTAGCAATTGCTTTGTTTTCTCCCTTATGTTCTCCATCTCTGTTGTGGTAATTGCCTGTCCATGCGCTCTTGGTCTGGCAACACCAACTGCTGTTATGGTAGCAACTGGAGTTGGGGCCAATCATGGAGTACTTGTAAAGGGTGGAGATGCACTGGAGAGGGCTCAGAATGTTAAATATGTTATATTTGATAAAACTGGGACTCTGACGCAAGGAAAGGCCACTGTAACAACGACAAAAGTATTCTCGGGAATGGATGTTGGGGACTTCCTAACATTGGTAGCATCTGCAGAG GCAAGCAGTGAGCATCCACTTGCAAAAGCTATCTTGGACTATGCATTTCATTTCCATTTCTTTGGCAAATTCCCCTCATCAAAAGATGATgttaagaaaagaaaagaagatgTATTCTCTCAGTGGCTGTTGGAAGTCGCCGATTTTTCTGCCTTGCCTGGCAAAGGGATTCAATGTTGGATCAATGGAAAGAAAATTCTG GTGGGTAACCGTACTTTGATATCTGAAAATGGTGTAAACATTCCTGAAGAAGCTGAAAGTTTCTTAGTAGACATGGAACTAAATGCAAAGACAGGCATTCTTGTAGCATATGATGGTGACTTCATTGGCCTAGTGGGGGTAACTGATCCCTTGAAAAGGGAGGCTGCTGTAGTTATAGAAGGCCTAAAGAAGATGGGCGTTTATCCAGTTATGGTCACAGGGGATAATTGGAGAACGGCACTGGCAGTTGCGAAGGAG GTTGGCATTGAAGATGTGAGAGCTGAGGTTATGCCTGCCGGAAAAGCTGACGTCATCCGCTCTTTCCAGAAGGATGGGAGCGTCGTTGCAATGGTTGGAGACGGCATCAATGACTCCCCTGCCCTAGCAGCAGCCGATGTGGGGATGGCCATTGGTGCAGGGACCGACATCGCCATTGAGGCCGCAGACTATGTGCTGGTACGGAACAACCTTGAAGACGTCATCACAGCGATCGACCTCTCAAGGAAGACGTTCAGCCGAATCCGGTGGAACTACTTCTTCGCCATGGCATACAACATAGTCGCCATCCCCGTGGCGGCTggcgctctcttccccttcactggCCTCCAGATGCCACCGTGGCTGGCCGGCGCTTGCATGGCCTTCTCATCCGTTAGCGTAGTATGTTCGTCCCTGCTGTTGAGGAGATATAGAAAACCAAGACTTACCACCGTGTTGCAGATAACTGTAGAGTGA
- the LOC127307989 gene encoding senescence-specific cysteine protease SAG39: MAIPRASLLAIIGCLCFFSSVLAARELNDDLSMLARHESWMAQYGRVYKDAAEKSQRFEIFKANVRYIESFNAAGHKFWLNTNQFADLSNDEFRATKTNKGFIANNKVKVPTTFRYENMSLDALPTIVDWRTKGAVTPVKDQGQCGCCWAFSAVAATEGIVKISTGTLISLSEQELVDCDIHGEDQGCEGGLMDDAFKFIIKNGGLTKESSYPYSAADGKCKSGSSSAATIKNYEDVPTNDEGALMKAVASQPVSVAVDGGDMTFQFYSGGVMTGSCGTDLDHGIAAIGYGTTSDDTKYWLMKNSWGTTWGENGFLRMEKDISDKKGMCGLAMEPSYPTA; this comes from the exons ATGGCCATCCCCAGGGCTTCGCTACTTGCCATCATTGGCTGTCTCTGCTTCTTTAGCTCTGTCCTCGCGGCTCGAGAGCTGAACGATGACTTGTCCATGCTGGCAAGGCACGAGAGTTGGATGGCGCAGTATGGTCGTGTGTACAAGGATGCTGCCGAGAAATCACAGAGGTTTGAGATATTTAAGGCTAATGTTCGATACATCGAGTCGTTCAATGCTGCAGGCCACAAGTTCTGGCTCAACACCAACCAATTCGCGGACCTTAGCAATGATGAGTTTAGGGCAACCAAGACCAACAAGGGGTTTATTGCAAACAACAAGGTGAAGGTTCCTACAACATTCAGGTACGAGAATATGAGCCTGGATGCACTCCCGACCATAGTGGATTGGAGGACAAAGGGCGCGGTCACTCCCGTCAAGGATCAAGGCCAGTGTG GTTGTTGCTGGGCTTTTTCTGCTGTTGCTGCAACTGAGGGCATTGTCAAGATAAGTACCGGCACTCTTATCTCGCTCTCAGAGCAAGAATTGGTGGATTGTGATATCCACGGTGAGGACCAGGGCTGCGAGGGCGGTCTCATGGACGATGCATTCAAGTTCATTATCAAGAATGGAGGCCTCACTAAGGAGTCCAGCTATCCATATTCAGCAGCTGACGGCAAGTGCAAGAGTGGATCAAGCAGTGCTGCAACAATTAAGAACTACGAGGATGTGCCTACCAATGATGAGGGTGCCCTAATGAAGGCAGTGGCAAGCCAACCCGTGTCAGTTGCAGTGGACGGAGGCGACATGACATTCCAATTCTACTCCGGTGGTGTGATGACCGGTTCCTGCGGTACTGATTTGGATCATGGGATTGCAGCCATCGGTTATGGTACCACTAGTGATGATACAAAGTATTGGTTGATGAAGAATTCTTGGGGCACAACATGGGGTGAGAATGGATTTTTAAGAATGGAGAAGGACATTAGTGACAAGAAGGGTATGTGCGGCCTTGCCATGGAGCCCTCGTACCCCACAGCTTAA